The following proteins are co-located in the Megalobrama amblycephala isolate DHTTF-2021 linkage group LG12, ASM1881202v1, whole genome shotgun sequence genome:
- the LOC125280630 gene encoding endochitinase 2-like isoform X19, translating to MITSESEEPASLVCGDGSKTSLMITSESEEPASLVCGDGSKTSLMITSETEEPASLVCGDGSKTSLMITSENEEPASLVCGDGSKTSLMITSETEEPASLVCGDGSKTSLMITSESEEPASLVCGDGSKTSLMITSENEEPASLVCGDGSKTSLMITSESEEPASLVCGDGSKTSLMITSESEEPASLVCGDGSKTSLMITSENEEPASLVCGDGSKTSLMITSENEEPALLVCGDGSKTSLMITSENEEPASLVCGDGSKTSLMITSENEEPASLVCGDGSKTSLMITSESEEPASLVCGDGSKTSLMITSETEEPASLVCGDGSKTSLMITSESEEPASLVCGDGSKTSLMITSETEEPASLVCGDGSKTSLMITSENEEPASLVCGDGSKTSLMITSENEEPASLVCGDGSKTSLMITSENEEPASLVCGDGSKTSLMVIVKFTKK from the exons ATG ATAACTTCAGAGAGTGAAGAACCTGCCTCACTCGTCTGTGGAGATGGGAGTAAAACATCACTGATG ATAACTTCAGAGAGTGAAGAACCTGCCTCACTCGTCTGTGGAGATGGGAGTAAAACATCACTGATG ATAACTTCAGAGACTGAAGAACCTGCCTCACTCGTCTGTGGAGATGGGAGTAAAACATCACTGATG ATAACTTCAGAGAATGAAGAACCTGCCTCACTCGTCTGTGGAGATGGGAGTAAAACATCACTGATG ATAACTTCAGAGACTGAAGAACCTGCCTCACTCGTCTGTGGAGATGGGAGTAAAACATCACTGATG ATAACTTCAGAGAGTGAAGAACCTGCCTCACTCGTCTGTGGAGATGGGAGTAAAACATCACTGATG ATAACTTCAGAGAATGAAGAACCTGCCTCACTCGTCTGTGGAGATGGGAGTAAAACATCACTGATG ATAACTTCAGAGAGTGAAGAACCTGCCTCACTCGTCTGTGGAGATGGGAGTAAAACATCACTGATG ATAACTTCAGAGAGTGAAGAACCTGCCTCACTCGTCTGTGGAGATGGGAGTAAAACATCACTGATG ATAACTTCAGAGAATGAAGAACCTGCCTCACTCGTCTGTGGAGATGGGAGTAAAACATCACTGATG ATAACTTCAGAGAATGAAGAACCTGCCTTACTCGTCTGTGGAGATGGGAGTAAAACATCACTGATG ATAACTTCAGAGAATGAAGAACCTGCCTCACTCGTCTGTGGAGATGGGAGTAAAACATCACTGATG ATAACTTCAGAGAATGAAGAACCTGCCTCACTCGTCTGTGGAGATGGGAGTAAAACATCACTGATG ATAACTTCAGAGAGTGAAGAACCTGCCTCACTCGTCTGTGGAGATGGGAGTAAAACATCACTGATG ATAACTTCAGAGACTGAAGAACCTGCCTCACTCGTCTGTGGAGATGGGAGTAAAACATCACTGATG ATAACTTCAGAGAGTGAAGAACCTGCCTCACTCGTCTGTGGAGATGGGAGTAAAACATCACTGATG ATAACTTCAGAGACTGAAGAACCTGCCTCACTCGTCTGTGGAGATGGGAGTAAAACATCACTGATG ATAACTTCAGAGAATGAAGAACCTGCCTCACTCGTCTGTGGAGATGGGAGTAAAACATCACTGATG ATAACTTCAGAGAATGAAGAACCTGCCTCACTCGTCTGTGGAGATGGGAGTAAAACATCACTGATG ATAACTTCAGAAAATGAAGAACCTGCCTCACTCGTCTGTGGAGATGGGAGTAAAACATCACTGATGGTAATTGtgaag tttacaaaaaaataa
- the LOC125280630 gene encoding endochitinase 2-like isoform X7 yields MITSESEEPASLVCGDGSKTSLMITSESEEPASLVCGDGSKTSLMITSETEEPASLVCGDGSKTSLMITSENEEPASLVCGDGSKTSLMITSETEEPASLVCGDGSKTSLMITSESEEPASLVCGDGSKTSLMITSENEEPASLVCGDGSKTSLMITSESEEPASLVCGDGSKTSLMITSESEEPASLVCGDGSKTSLMITSETEEPASLVCGDGSKTSLMITSETEEPASLVCGDGSKTSLMITSESEEPASLVCGDGSKTSLMITSETEEPASLVCGDGSKTSLMITSETEEPASLVCGDGSKTSLMITSENEEPASLVCGDGSKTSLMITSENEEPALLVCGDGSKTSLMITSENEEPASLVCGDGSKTSLMITSENEEPASLVCGDGSKTSLMITSESEEPASLVCGDGSKTSLMITSETEEPASLVCGDGSKTSLMITSESEEPASLVCGDGSKTSLMITSENEEPASLVCGDGSKTSLMITSENEEPASLVCGDGSKTSLMITSENEEPASLVCGDGSKTSLMVIVKFTKK; encoded by the exons ATG ATAACTTCAGAGAGTGAAGAACCTGCCTCACTCGTCTGTGGAGATGGGAGTAAAACATCACTGATG ATAACTTCAGAGAGTGAAGAACCTGCCTCACTCGTCTGTGGAGATGGGAGTAAAACATCACTGATG ATAACTTCAGAGACTGAAGAACCTGCCTCACTCGTCTGTGGAGATGGGAGTAAAACATCACTGATG ATAACTTCAGAGAATGAAGAACCTGCCTCACTCGTCTGTGGAGATGGGAGTAAAACATCACTGATG ATAACTTCAGAGACTGAAGAACCTGCCTCACTCGTCTGTGGAGATGGGAGTAAAACATCACTGATG ATAACTTCAGAGAGTGAAGAACCTGCCTCACTCGTCTGTGGAGATGGGAGTAAAACATCACTGATG ATAACTTCAGAGAATGAAGAACCTGCCTCACTCGTCTGTGGAGATGGGAGTAAAACATCACTGATG ATAACTTCAGAGAGTGAAGAACCTGCCTCACTCGTCTGTGGAGATGGGAGTAAAACATCACTGATG ATAACTTCAGAGAGTGAAGAACCTGCCTCACTCGTCTGTGGAGATGGGAGTAAAACATCACTGATG ATAACTTCAGAGACTGAAGAACCTGCCTCACTCGTCTGTGGAGATGGGAGTAAAACATCACTGATG ATAACTTCAGAGACTGAAGAACCTGCCTCACTCGTCTGTGGAGATGGGAGTAAAACATCACTGATG ATAACTTCAGAGAGTGAAGAACCTGCCTCACTCGTCTGTGGAGATGGGAGTAAAACATCACTGATG ATAACTTCAGAGACTGAAGAACCTGCCTCACTCGTCTGTGGAGATGGGAGTAAAACATCACTGATG ATAACTTCAGAGACTGAAGAACCTGCCTCACTCGTCTGTGGAGATGGGAGTAAAACATCACTGATG ATAACTTCAGAGAATGAAGAACCTGCCTCACTCGTCTGTGGAGATGGGAGTAAAACATCACTGATG ATAACTTCAGAGAATGAAGAACCTGCCTTACTCGTCTGTGGAGATGGGAGTAAAACATCACTGATG ATAACTTCAGAGAATGAAGAACCTGCCTCACTCGTCTGTGGAGATGGGAGTAAAACATCACTGATG ATAACTTCAGAGAATGAAGAACCTGCCTCACTCGTCTGTGGAGATGGGAGTAAAACATCACTGATG ATAACTTCAGAGAGTGAAGAACCTGCCTCACTCGTCTGTGGAGATGGGAGTAAAACATCACTGATG ATAACTTCAGAGACTGAAGAACCTGCCTCACTCGTCTGTGGAGATGGGAGTAAAACATCACTGATG ATAACTTCAGAGAGTGAAGAACCTGCCTCACTCGTCTGTGGAGATGGGAGTAAAACATCACTGATG ATAACTTCAGAGAATGAAGAACCTGCCTCACTCGTCTGTGGAGATGGGAGTAAAACATCACTGATG ATAACTTCAGAGAATGAAGAACCTGCCTCACTCGTCTGTGGAGATGGGAGTAAAACATCACTGATG ATAACTTCAGAAAATGAAGAACCTGCCTCACTCGTCTGTGGAGATGGGAGTAAAACATCACTGATGGTAATTGtgaag tttacaaaaaaataa
- the LOC125280630 gene encoding endochitinase 2-like isoform X3 produces MITSESEEPASLVCGDGSKTSLMITSESEEPASLVCGDGSKTSLMITSETEEPASLVCGDGSKTSLMITSENEEPASLVCGDGSKTSLMITSETEEPASLVCGDGSKTSLMITSESEEPASLVCGDGSKTSLMITSENEEPASLVCGDGSKTSLMITSESEEPASLVCGDGSKTSLMITSESEEPASLVCGDGSKTSLMITSETEEPASLVCGDGSKTSLMITSETEEPASLVCGDGSKTSLMITSESEEPASLVCGDGSKTSLMITSETEEPASLVCGDGSKTSLMITSETEEPASLVCGDGSKTSLMITSENEEPASLVCGDGSKTSLMITSENEEPALLVCGDGSKTSLMITSENEEPASLVCGDGSKTSLMITSENEEPASLVCGDGSKTSLMITSESEEPASLVCGDGSKTSLMITSETEEPASLVCGDGSKTSLMITSESEEPASLVCGDGSKTSLMITSETEEPASLVCGDGSKTSLMITSENEEPASLVCGDGSKTSLMITSENEEPASLVCGDGSKTSLMITSENEEPASLVCGDGSKTSLMFTKK; encoded by the exons ATG ATAACTTCAGAGAGTGAAGAACCTGCCTCACTCGTCTGTGGAGATGGGAGTAAAACATCACTGATG ATAACTTCAGAGAGTGAAGAACCTGCCTCACTCGTCTGTGGAGATGGGAGTAAAACATCACTGATG ATAACTTCAGAGACTGAAGAACCTGCCTCACTCGTCTGTGGAGATGGGAGTAAAACATCACTGATG ATAACTTCAGAGAATGAAGAACCTGCCTCACTCGTCTGTGGAGATGGGAGTAAAACATCACTGATG ATAACTTCAGAGACTGAAGAACCTGCCTCACTCGTCTGTGGAGATGGGAGTAAAACATCACTGATG ATAACTTCAGAGAGTGAAGAACCTGCCTCACTCGTCTGTGGAGATGGGAGTAAAACATCACTGATG ATAACTTCAGAGAATGAAGAACCTGCCTCACTCGTCTGTGGAGATGGGAGTAAAACATCACTGATG ATAACTTCAGAGAGTGAAGAACCTGCCTCACTCGTCTGTGGAGATGGGAGTAAAACATCACTGATG ATAACTTCAGAGAGTGAAGAACCTGCCTCACTCGTCTGTGGAGATGGGAGTAAAACATCACTGATG ATAACTTCAGAGACTGAAGAACCTGCCTCACTCGTCTGTGGAGATGGGAGTAAAACATCACTGATG ATAACTTCAGAGACTGAAGAACCTGCCTCACTCGTCTGTGGAGATGGGAGTAAAACATCACTGATG ATAACTTCAGAGAGTGAAGAACCTGCCTCACTCGTCTGTGGAGATGGGAGTAAAACATCACTGATG ATAACTTCAGAGACTGAAGAACCTGCCTCACTCGTCTGTGGAGATGGGAGTAAAACATCACTGATG ATAACTTCAGAGACTGAAGAACCTGCCTCACTCGTCTGTGGAGATGGGAGTAAAACATCACTGATG ATAACTTCAGAGAATGAAGAACCTGCCTCACTCGTCTGTGGAGATGGGAGTAAAACATCACTGATG ATAACTTCAGAGAATGAAGAACCTGCCTTACTCGTCTGTGGAGATGGGAGTAAAACATCACTGATG ATAACTTCAGAGAATGAAGAACCTGCCTCACTCGTCTGTGGAGATGGGAGTAAAACATCACTGATG ATAACTTCAGAGAATGAAGAACCTGCCTCACTCGTCTGTGGAGATGGGAGTAAAACATCACTGATG ATAACTTCAGAGAGTGAAGAACCTGCCTCACTCGTCTGTGGAGATGGGAGTAAAACATCACTGATG ATAACTTCAGAGACTGAAGAACCTGCCTCACTCGTCTGTGGAGATGGGAGTAAAACATCACTGATG ATAACTTCAGAGAGTGAAGAACCTGCCTCACTCGTCTGTGGAGATGGGAGTAAAACATCACTGATG ATAACTTCAGAGACTGAAGAACCTGCCTCACTCGTCTGTGGAGATGGGAGTAAAACATCACTGATG ATAACTTCAGAGAATGAAGAACCTGCCTCACTCGTCTGTGGAGATGGGAGTAAAACATCACTGATG ATAACTTCAGAGAATGAAGAACCTGCCTCACTCGTCTGTGGAGATGGGAGTAAAACATCACTGATG ATAACTTCAGAAAATGAAGAACCTGCCTCACTCGTCTGTGGAGATGGGAGTAAAACATCACTGATG tttacaaaaaaataa
- the LOC125280630 gene encoding endochitinase 2-like isoform X16, giving the protein MITSESEEPASLVCGDGSKTSLMITSESEEPASLVCGDGSKTSLMITSETEEPASLVCGDGSKTSLMITSENEEPASLVCGDGSKTSLMITSETEEPASLVCGDGSKTSLMITSESEEPASLVCGDGSKTSLMITSENEEPASLVCGDGSKTSLMITSESEEPASLVCGDGSKTSLMITSESEEPASLVCGDGSKTSLMITSETEEPASLVCGDGSKTSLMITSETEEPASLVCGDGSKTSLMITSESEEPASLVCGDGSKTSLMITSETEEPASLVCGDGSKTSLMITSENEEPASLVCGDGSKTSLMITSESEEPASLVCGDGSKTSLMITSETEEPASLVCGDGSKTSLMITSESEEPASLVCGDGSKTSLMITSETEEPASLVCGDGSKTSLMITSENEEPASLVCGDGSKTSLMITSENEEPASLVCGDGSKTSLMITSENEEPASLVCGDGSKTSLMVIVKFTKK; this is encoded by the exons ATG ATAACTTCAGAGAGTGAAGAACCTGCCTCACTCGTCTGTGGAGATGGGAGTAAAACATCACTGATG ATAACTTCAGAGAGTGAAGAACCTGCCTCACTCGTCTGTGGAGATGGGAGTAAAACATCACTGATG ATAACTTCAGAGACTGAAGAACCTGCCTCACTCGTCTGTGGAGATGGGAGTAAAACATCACTGATG ATAACTTCAGAGAATGAAGAACCTGCCTCACTCGTCTGTGGAGATGGGAGTAAAACATCACTGATG ATAACTTCAGAGACTGAAGAACCTGCCTCACTCGTCTGTGGAGATGGGAGTAAAACATCACTGATG ATAACTTCAGAGAGTGAAGAACCTGCCTCACTCGTCTGTGGAGATGGGAGTAAAACATCACTGATG ATAACTTCAGAGAATGAAGAACCTGCCTCACTCGTCTGTGGAGATGGGAGTAAAACATCACTGATG ATAACTTCAGAGAGTGAAGAACCTGCCTCACTCGTCTGTGGAGATGGGAGTAAAACATCACTGATG ATAACTTCAGAGAGTGAAGAACCTGCCTCACTCGTCTGTGGAGATGGGAGTAAAACATCACTGATG ATAACTTCAGAGACTGAAGAACCTGCCTCACTCGTCTGTGGAGATGGGAGTAAAACATCACTGATG ATAACTTCAGAGACTGAAGAACCTGCCTCACTCGTCTGTGGAGATGGGAGTAAAACATCACTGATG ATAACTTCAGAGAGTGAAGAACCTGCCTCACTCGTCTGTGGAGATGGGAGTAAAACATCACTGATG ATAACTTCAGAGACTGAAGAACCTGCCTCACTCGTCTGTGGAGATGGGAGTAAAACATCACTGATG ATAACTTCAGAGAATGAAGAACCTGCCTCACTCGTCTGTGGAGATGGGAGTAAAACATCACTGATG ATAACTTCAGAGAGTGAAGAACCTGCCTCACTCGTCTGTGGAGATGGGAGTAAAACATCACTGATG ATAACTTCAGAGACTGAAGAACCTGCCTCACTCGTCTGTGGAGATGGGAGTAAAACATCACTGATG ATAACTTCAGAGAGTGAAGAACCTGCCTCACTCGTCTGTGGAGATGGGAGTAAAACATCACTGATG ATAACTTCAGAGACTGAAGAACCTGCCTCACTCGTCTGTGGAGATGGGAGTAAAACATCACTGATG ATAACTTCAGAGAATGAAGAACCTGCCTCACTCGTCTGTGGAGATGGGAGTAAAACATCACTGATG ATAACTTCAGAGAATGAAGAACCTGCCTCACTCGTCTGTGGAGATGGGAGTAAAACATCACTGATG ATAACTTCAGAAAATGAAGAACCTGCCTCACTCGTCTGTGGAGATGGGAGTAAAACATCACTGATGGTAATTGtgaag tttacaaaaaaataa
- the LOC125280630 gene encoding endochitinase 2-like isoform X11, protein MITSESEEPASLVCGDGSKTSLMITSENEEPASLVCGDGSKTSLMITSETEEPASLVCGDGSKTSLMITSESEEPASLVCGDGSKTSLMITSENEEPASLVCGDGSKTSLMITSESEEPASLVCGDGSKTSLMITSESEEPASLVCGDGSKTSLMITSETEEPASLVCGDGSKTSLMITSETEEPASLVCGDGSKTSLMITSESEEPASLVCGDGSKTSLMITSETEEPASLVCGDGSKTSLMITSETEEPASLVCGDGSKTSLMITSENEEPASLVCGDGSKTSLMITSENEEPALLVCGDGSKTSLMITSENEEPASLVCGDGSKTSLMITSENEEPASLVCGDGSKTSLMITSESEEPASLVCGDGSKTSLMITSETEEPASLVCGDGSKTSLMITSESEEPASLVCGDGSKTSLMITSETEEPASLVCGDGSKTSLMITSENEEPASLVCGDGSKTSLMITSENEEPASLVCGDGSKTSLMITSENEEPASLVCGDGSKTSLMVIVKFTKK, encoded by the exons ATG ATAACTTCAGAGAGTGAAGAACCTGCCTCACTCGTCTGTGGAGATGGGAGTAAAACATCACTGATG ATAACTTCAGAGAATGAAGAACCTGCCTCACTCGTCTGTGGAGATGGGAGTAAAACATCACTGATG ATAACTTCAGAGACTGAAGAACCTGCCTCACTCGTCTGTGGAGATGGGAGTAAAACATCACTGATG ATAACTTCAGAGAGTGAAGAACCTGCCTCACTCGTCTGTGGAGATGGGAGTAAAACATCACTGATG ATAACTTCAGAGAATGAAGAACCTGCCTCACTCGTCTGTGGAGATGGGAGTAAAACATCACTGATG ATAACTTCAGAGAGTGAAGAACCTGCCTCACTCGTCTGTGGAGATGGGAGTAAAACATCACTGATG ATAACTTCAGAGAGTGAAGAACCTGCCTCACTCGTCTGTGGAGATGGGAGTAAAACATCACTGATG ATAACTTCAGAGACTGAAGAACCTGCCTCACTCGTCTGTGGAGATGGGAGTAAAACATCACTGATG ATAACTTCAGAGACTGAAGAACCTGCCTCACTCGTCTGTGGAGATGGGAGTAAAACATCACTGATG ATAACTTCAGAGAGTGAAGAACCTGCCTCACTCGTCTGTGGAGATGGGAGTAAAACATCACTGATG ATAACTTCAGAGACTGAAGAACCTGCCTCACTCGTCTGTGGAGATGGGAGTAAAACATCACTGATG ATAACTTCAGAGACTGAAGAACCTGCCTCACTCGTCTGTGGAGATGGGAGTAAAACATCACTGATG ATAACTTCAGAGAATGAAGAACCTGCCTCACTCGTCTGTGGAGATGGGAGTAAAACATCACTGATG ATAACTTCAGAGAATGAAGAACCTGCCTTACTCGTCTGTGGAGATGGGAGTAAAACATCACTGATG ATAACTTCAGAGAATGAAGAACCTGCCTCACTCGTCTGTGGAGATGGGAGTAAAACATCACTGATG ATAACTTCAGAGAATGAAGAACCTGCCTCACTCGTCTGTGGAGATGGGAGTAAAACATCACTGATG ATAACTTCAGAGAGTGAAGAACCTGCCTCACTCGTCTGTGGAGATGGGAGTAAAACATCACTGATG ATAACTTCAGAGACTGAAGAACCTGCCTCACTCGTCTGTGGAGATGGGAGTAAAACATCACTGATG ATAACTTCAGAGAGTGAAGAACCTGCCTCACTCGTCTGTGGAGATGGGAGTAAAACATCACTGATG ATAACTTCAGAGACTGAAGAACCTGCCTCACTCGTCTGTGGAGATGGGAGTAAAACATCACTGATG ATAACTTCAGAGAATGAAGAACCTGCCTCACTCGTCTGTGGAGATGGGAGTAAAACATCACTGATG ATAACTTCAGAGAATGAAGAACCTGCCTCACTCGTCTGTGGAGATGGGAGTAAAACATCACTGATG ATAACTTCAGAAAATGAAGAACCTGCCTCACTCGTCTGTGGAGATGGGAGTAAAACATCACTGATGGTAATTGtgaag tttacaaaaaaataa
- the LOC125280630 gene encoding endochitinase 2-like isoform X2, giving the protein MITSESEEPASLVCGDGSKTSLMITSESEEPASLVCGDGSKTSLMITSETEEPASLVCGDGSKTSLMITSENEEPASLVCGDGSKTSLMITSETEEPASLVCGDGSKTSLMITSESEEPASLVCGDGSKTSLMITSENEEPASLVCGDGSKTSLMITSESEEPASLVCGDGSKTSLMITSESEEPASLVCGDGSKTSLMITSETEEPASLVCGDGSKTSLMITSETEEPASLVCGDGSKTSLMITSESEEPASLVCGDGSKTSLMITSETEEPASLVCGDGSKTSLMITSETEEPASLVCGDGSKTSLMITSENEEPASLVCGDGSKTSLMITSENEEPALLVCGDGSKTSLMITSENEEPASLVCGDGSKTSLMITSENEEPASLVCGDGSKTSLMITSESEEPASLVCGDGSKTSLMITSETEEPASLVCGDGSKTSLMITSESEEPASLVCGDGSKTSLMITSETEEPASLVCGDGSKTSLMITSENEEPASLVCGDGSKTSLMITSENEEPASLVCGDGSKTSLMITSENEEPASLVCGDGSKTSLMQFTKK; this is encoded by the exons ATG ATAACTTCAGAGAGTGAAGAACCTGCCTCACTCGTCTGTGGAGATGGGAGTAAAACATCACTGATG ATAACTTCAGAGAGTGAAGAACCTGCCTCACTCGTCTGTGGAGATGGGAGTAAAACATCACTGATG ATAACTTCAGAGACTGAAGAACCTGCCTCACTCGTCTGTGGAGATGGGAGTAAAACATCACTGATG ATAACTTCAGAGAATGAAGAACCTGCCTCACTCGTCTGTGGAGATGGGAGTAAAACATCACTGATG ATAACTTCAGAGACTGAAGAACCTGCCTCACTCGTCTGTGGAGATGGGAGTAAAACATCACTGATG ATAACTTCAGAGAGTGAAGAACCTGCCTCACTCGTCTGTGGAGATGGGAGTAAAACATCACTGATG ATAACTTCAGAGAATGAAGAACCTGCCTCACTCGTCTGTGGAGATGGGAGTAAAACATCACTGATG ATAACTTCAGAGAGTGAAGAACCTGCCTCACTCGTCTGTGGAGATGGGAGTAAAACATCACTGATG ATAACTTCAGAGAGTGAAGAACCTGCCTCACTCGTCTGTGGAGATGGGAGTAAAACATCACTGATG ATAACTTCAGAGACTGAAGAACCTGCCTCACTCGTCTGTGGAGATGGGAGTAAAACATCACTGATG ATAACTTCAGAGACTGAAGAACCTGCCTCACTCGTCTGTGGAGATGGGAGTAAAACATCACTGATG ATAACTTCAGAGAGTGAAGAACCTGCCTCACTCGTCTGTGGAGATGGGAGTAAAACATCACTGATG ATAACTTCAGAGACTGAAGAACCTGCCTCACTCGTCTGTGGAGATGGGAGTAAAACATCACTGATG ATAACTTCAGAGACTGAAGAACCTGCCTCACTCGTCTGTGGAGATGGGAGTAAAACATCACTGATG ATAACTTCAGAGAATGAAGAACCTGCCTCACTCGTCTGTGGAGATGGGAGTAAAACATCACTGATG ATAACTTCAGAGAATGAAGAACCTGCCTTACTCGTCTGTGGAGATGGGAGTAAAACATCACTGATG ATAACTTCAGAGAATGAAGAACCTGCCTCACTCGTCTGTGGAGATGGGAGTAAAACATCACTGATG ATAACTTCAGAGAATGAAGAACCTGCCTCACTCGTCTGTGGAGATGGGAGTAAAACATCACTGATG ATAACTTCAGAGAGTGAAGAACCTGCCTCACTCGTCTGTGGAGATGGGAGTAAAACATCACTGATG ATAACTTCAGAGACTGAAGAACCTGCCTCACTCGTCTGTGGAGATGGGAGTAAAACATCACTGATG ATAACTTCAGAGAGTGAAGAACCTGCCTCACTCGTCTGTGGAGATGGGAGTAAAACATCACTGATG ATAACTTCAGAGACTGAAGAACCTGCCTCACTCGTCTGTGGAGATGGGAGTAAAACATCACTGATG ATAACTTCAGAGAATGAAGAACCTGCCTCACTCGTCTGTGGAGATGGGAGTAAAACATCACTGATG ATAACTTCAGAGAATGAAGAACCTGCCTCACTCGTCTGTGGAGATGGGAGTAAAACATCACTGATG ATAACTTCAGAAAATGAAGAACCTGCCTCACTCGTCTGTGGAGATGGGAGTAAAACATCACTGATG cagtttacaaaaaaataa